One window of the Takifugu rubripes chromosome 13, fTakRub1.2, whole genome shotgun sequence genome contains the following:
- the LOC115252053 gene encoding golgin subfamily B member 1-like, which translates to MDAMLIERDRKLTEKEAYIVHLQTALSGDQSFTPAPAQTSEASGAVQELQLLVQSLTRKVGESEERYSLLQEQSESLKELLVTEKEQYTRKEIMYKENIQTFKDIIIQKDNQLMEVSQMHEQELFKLAAKSDASADLEQLLKALKQKLHEKEEVLLGKTQVINVLQGEVDGRDQQIKDLMERLRRLQVERESLEAKMEAEKHVMRAQLRDMMEKQRAEIQRLSEQHQAQLAQTQQELLGQMEELRRATVAAPSTSREASGSERAPVDAASVQRIAELEAQAKQKTEDASRSEAKFLKMKAWSKSRIRQLEEELKKIQAGDAHLDLISLQSRITALEEEREKTFANWSNTTSSKQRTKCCRLSWRHTRSSSGHFRQTWSSSPRGLHLRPASRAVPTTLRVRCWSGRRWSPRPPPPESEPRRRRPPWPCASATWRRRERN; encoded by the exons ATGGATGCTATGCtgatagagagagacaggaagctgaCTGAAAAAGAGGCTTACATTGTCCACCTGCAAACAGCGCTGTCAGGAGATCAGAGCTTCACGCCTGCACCTGCACAG ACCTCAGAGGCCAGCGGGGCGGTGCAGgagttgcagctgctggttcagagtCTGACCCGGAAGGTGGGGGAATCGGAGGAGCGTTACagtctgctgcaggagcagtcGGAGAGCCTGAAGGAGCTCCTGGTCACAGAGAAGGAGCAGTACACACGGAAGGAGATCATGTACAAAGAGAAC ATCCAGACGTTCAAAGACATCATTATTCAGAAGGATAACCAGCTGATGGAGGTCAGCCAGATGCACGAACAAGAACTCTTCAAATTAGCTGCTAAGTCTGATGCCAGTGCAGATCTGGAGCAG ctTCTGAAGGCCCTGAAGCAGAAGCTCcacgagaaggaggaggtgctgctgggaaAAACGCAAGTCATCAATGTTCTGCAGGGGGAGGTGGATGGCAGGGACCAGCAGATAAAG GATCTAATGGAACGTCTGCGCCGGCTACAAGTGGAACGCGAGAGCCTGGAGGccaagatggaggcagagaagcaTGTGATGCGTGCGCAGCTACGCGACATGATGGAGAAGCAGCGTGCTGAGATTCAGCGTCTGAGCGAGCAGCATCAGGCCCAGCTGGCCCAGAcgcagcaggagctcctggggcagatggaggagctgaggagggcGACTGTGGCTGCACCGTCCACCAGCCGAGAGGCCTCGGGAAGCGAAAGGGCTCCCGTGGATGCAGCTTCTGTCCAGAGAATAGCTGAGCTGGAAG CACAAGCAAAGCAGAAAACAGAAGACGCCAGCAGGTCAGAGGCCAAATTCCTGAAAATGAAGGCCTGGTCGAAGTCCAGAATCAGACAGTTGGAGGAGGAGTTAAAGAAAATCCAG GCGGGCGATGCCCACCTGGACCTAATTTCTCTGCAGAGTCGTATCAcagcgctggaggaggagagagaaaaaacctTTGCAAACTGGAGCAATACGACGAGCTCCAAGCAAAGAACG AAATGCTGCAGGCTAAGTTGGCGGCAtacgaggagcagcagcggaCACTTCAGGCAGACCTGGAGCAGTTCACCAAGAGGGCTGCATCTCAG GCCAGCGAGTCGGGCAGTGCCGACGACGCTCAGAGTCAGGTGTTGGAGTGGCAGGAGATGGTCGCCGAGGCCGCCACCGCCAGAGAGCGAGCCAAGGAGGAGAAGGCCGCCATGGCCTTGCGCATCAGccacatggaggaggagagagagg